One genomic segment of Komagataella phaffii GS115 chromosome 4, complete sequence includes these proteins:
- a CDS encoding Intracellular beta-1,3-endoglucanase, expression is induced during sporulation, with protein MGLLDKLKEKSRAKSGGASNYENSEHQSQTHLRYSRPPAPLPKSSNSSANLFSKNFLLNQDVTTLFPVADRYPVPLPAGYSRASSPLPTNSFYETLLLEDHSCPVWTHPYSLWIPPKDMNRPGLALNHVDEHMKVFGPDNTLEHPQFFFSPVAILSLCLSAMEFGSSPVQVSVTNTKKLYCHLSLSNGYGSNITVPIIQGMAFVSAIYENCQPRLYSNVGFRELTAVGTLNNGMRKYRATLNDNTIWSLYVSTHCDLQFNSPEEITSCSQGPFQGQTLVQVAKLDSPHYDEICGNVVTGMHLYGDSSLVQNETTQTGTYGFNFDLLQSNGPSDLAMWTLPHQYTVLSCGKVTDLSLNSTVKGPMRLVRTSGKSVLMTEQLPPHELQFAPWTSLHQSNTSHAISKKAHQEICRVARSEFAADRIVEWSCTDSMYTSGKILDKAAYQLYVLAYEVRDRELTLEALRRLEAALSRFVNNKQPQPLYYDPFWKGIVSGAGLDGNIFVDYGNTHYNDHHFHYEYHIHAAALLVKVDKDFDSGQRERWIRPWVEALLSDVATPIEDHSQFPQFRSFDWFHGHSWATGLFARGDGKDEESSSEDYNMSYALYCWGLAVDNKHLVAMGKLMLGVQRHAVNSYMLYSDDNQIMPRQFVGNKVSGILFENKIDHTTYFGQRPEYIHGIHMLPLTPISSFIRNPKFCKEEWNQRLGKEFVSAIPEGGWKGLLTLSTVLFEPEFAYDFFVRKDFDPLNLDNGMSQSWSLLLAAHAAQK; from the coding sequence ATGGGGCTGCTAGACaaactgaaagagaaaagtaGGGCTAAGTCTGGTGGAGCTTCAAACTATGAGAATAGTGAGCACCAGTCCCAAACTCATTTGCGATATTCCAGACCCCCGGCACCATTGCCCAAGTCATCTAATAGCTCTGCCAATCTCTTCTCtaaaaactttcttcttaACCAAGATGTGACTACGTTATTTCCGGTTGCTGATCGGTATCCGGTACCCTTACCTGCAGGATACTCAAGAGCCTCAAGTCCACTTCCTACCAATTCCTTTTACGAAACgttattgttggaagatCACTCTTGTCCAGTATGGACCCATCCCTACTCATTATGGATCCCTCCTAAAGACATGAACCGGCCAGGTCTTGCCTTGAACCACGTAGATGAACACatgaaagtttttggacCTGACAATACCTTGGAGCATCCccagttctttttcagcCCTGTTGCCATTTTGTCGTTGTGTTTATCGGCAATGGAATTTGGTTCAAGCCCAGTTCAAGTGTCTGTTACCAATACCAAAAAGTTGTACTGTCATTTAAGCTTGTCCAATGGTTACGGATCCAACATAACTGTTCCAATAATTCAGGGGATGGCATTTGTTAGTGCCATTTACGAGAATTGCCAGCCAAGGTTGTATTCTAATGTCGGGTTCCGTGAATTGACTGCAGTTGGAACTCTCAACAATGGAATGAGAAAATATCGGGCCACTTTGAACGATAATACGATATGGTCTTTGTACGTATCTACTCACTGTGATCTGCAATTCAATTCTCCGGAAGAAATCACCTCATGTTCCCAAGGTCCATTTCAAGGCCAAACTTTGGTCCAAGTTGCGAAATTAGATTCCCCCCATTACGATGAGATATGCGGGAATGTTGTCACTGGAATGCACTTGTACGGGGACTCCTCTTTGGTGCAGAATGAAACCACTCAGACAGGCACTTATGGATTTAACTTTGACCTCTTACAATCCAATGGGCCCAGTGACCTCGCAATGTGGACGTTACCCCATCAATACACTGTTCTTTCTTGCGGGAAGGTTACAGATTTATCTCTGAATTCCACCGTCAAAGGGCCGATGAGATTAGTGCGTACTTCCGGAAAATCTGTATTAATGACAGAACAGCTTCCCCCTCATGAGCTCCAGTTTGCTCCATGGACTTCGTTACACCAAAGTAACACTAGCCATGCTATATCAAAGAAAGCCCACCAGGAAATCTGTCGTGTTGCCAGATCAGAGTTTGCAGCTGATCGAATAGTAGAATGGAGTTGCACAGACTCTATGTATACCTCAGGAAAGATATTGGACAAGGCAGCATACCAACTATATGTCTTAGCTTATGAAGTCCGTGATAGAGAGCTGACTTTAGAGGCTTTAAGAAGATTAGAGGCTGCTTTATCAAGATTTGTTAACAACAAGCAACCTCAGCCACTGTATTATGATCCGTTTTGGAAGGGAATCGTGTCTGGTGCTGGCCTTGATGGTAATATTTTCGTAGATTACGGGAATACACATTACAATGATCATCATTTCCATTATGAATACCATATACACGCAGCAGCATTGCTGGTCAAGGTGGACAAGGATTTTGATTCCGGCCAGAGAGAGCGATGGATTAGACCCTGGGTTGAAGCACTCTTATCGGATGTTGCAACCCCTATTGAAGACCACAGCCAATTCCCCCAGTTTCGATCTTTTGACTGGTTTCACGGCCATTCTTGGGCTACCGGTCTTTTTGCACGGGGGGACGgtaaagatgaagagagTTCCAGTGAAGATTACAATATGAGTTACGCTCTCTATTGCTGGGGTCTCGCAGTTGATAATAAGCACTTAGTAGCGATGGGCAAACTCATGCTGGGAGTTCAAAGACATGCTGTTAACAGCTACATGCTATACTCGGACGATAATCAAATAATGCCGAGACAATTTGTGGGAAACAAAGTGAGTGGAATattgtttgaaaacaaaatagATCACACTACTTACTTTGGCCAACGTCCAGAGTACATCCATGGAATCCACATGCTTCCCCTAACTCCTATTTCCAGCTTCATTCGAAATCCCAAGTTCTGCAAGGAAGAATGGAATCAAAGACTAGGAAAAGAATTTGTGTCAGCAATTCCCGAAGGAGGTTGGAAAGGTCTACTGACGTTATCTACTGTCTTATTTGAGCCAGAATTTGCATACGATTTTTTTGTGCGTAAGGATTTTGATCCTTTGAATCTGGACAACGGAATGTCTCAAAGCTGGTCTTTGCTCCTTGCAGCTCATGCTGCCCAAAAATAA
- a CDS encoding Mitochondrial protein, putative inner membrane transporter — protein sequence MIPEDPDTNRTAKDLTAGSIGGIAQVLTGQPFDIVKVRLQSAPPGRFSGALDVVRQIFYKEGPLAFYKGTLTPLLGVGACVSVQFSVNEAMKRFYASQGVALGNAQYYTCGLFAGVANGFLASPIEHVRIRLQTQTNKAYKGPLDVATKLLKTGGITSLMRGLGPTLIREGQGMGVYFMTFESLVERTMKHDGIARKDIPGWKLCVFGGLAGYSMWFAVYPVDVIKSRLQTDNISNPEFRNGFSVAKHIYKVDGVKGFFRGFAPTILRAAPANAATFLAFESAMRLLD from the coding sequence ATGATCCCAGAAGATCCAGACACCAACAGAACGGCTAAAGATCTTACTGCTGGAAGTATCGGTGGTATTGCACAGGTTTTGACCGGTCAACCGTTTGATATCGTCAAGGTGCGGCTTCAGAGTGCTCCTCCTGGAAGATTTTCAGGTGCTTTGGATGTCGTTCGTCAAATATTCTACAAGGAAGGGCCTCTCGCATTTTACAAGGGAACATTGACTCCTTTGCTAGGAGTGGGAGCTTGTGTGTCTGTCCAATTCAGCGTCAATGAGGCtatgaaaagattttatGCCTCTCAGGGTGTCGCTCTGGGCAATGCTCAGTATTATACATGTGGACTATTTGCTGGTGTTGCCAACGGTTTCCTTGCATCTCCAATAGAACACGTTCGTATCAGACTTCAAACCCAAACTAATAAAGCCTACAAAGGACCATTGGATGTGGCTACTAAATTGCTCAAAACTGGAGGTATCACGTCATTGATGAGAGGTCTTGGGCCAACGTTGATAAGAGAGGGCCAGGGAATGGGTGTTTATTTCATGACCTTTGAATCTCTCGTTGAGAGAACTATGAAGCACGATGGTATTGCCAGAAAAGACATTCCAGGGTGGAAGCTATGCGTTTTTGGTGGTCTTGCTGGTTACTCCATGTGGTTTGCAGTCTACCCGGTAGATGTGATCAAATCAAGACTGCAAACTGATAATATTTCCAACCCTGAATTTCGTAACGGTTTTAGCGTAGCCAAACATATTTATAAGGTGGATGGAGTGAAGGGCTTTTTTAGAGGATTTGCCCCAACCATTCTCCGTGCAGCTCCTGCCAATGCAGCTACTTTCTTGGCCTTTGAGTCCGCCATGAGATTACTTGATTAA
- a CDS encoding Chorismate mutase, catalyzes the conversion of chorismate to prephenate, which translates to MEFKKPATVLNLANIRQALVRMEDTVVFSFIERSQFYESPSVYAPNKYKIPNFSGSFLDWLLLQNEKTHSLVRRYESPDETPFFPDQLEESFLPSLNYPPILADYADEVNVNDEIRTVYIEKIVPQIAAKKGDQDENIGSTACADVDCLQALSRRVHFGKFVAEAKFQNEMARYTNLIRNKDIKGIEEAITDSAVEAKILERLIAKGHAYGTDPTLRYSQNPQSKVQPEAIAKIYKEVVIPLTKKVEVEYLLRRLGDDDEAEAQDPQRKTQLMNRLLSNSLW; encoded by the coding sequence ATGGAGTTCAAGAAACCCGCAACAGTGCTGAATCTGGCCAATATCAGACAGGCCTTGGTCCGAATGGAAGACACCGTGGTGTTCAGCTTCATCGAAAGGTCCCAGTTCTACGAATCTCCATCCGTGTACGCCCCCAATAAGTACAAGATCCCCAACTTTTCAGGTTCTTTCTTGGACTGGTTGCTCTTGCAAAACGAGAAGACCCACTCGCTTGTCAGGCGTTACGAGTCTCCAGACGAGACCCCCTTTTTCCCTGATCAACTGGAAGAATcgtttcttccaagtctAAACTACCCTCCAATTTTGGCTGACTACGCCGATGAGGTGAACGTAAATGACGAAATCAGAACTGTGtacattgaaaagataGTTCCCCAAATTGCAGCTAAGAAAGGTGATCAAGATGAGAATATTGGATCCACAGCCTGTGCAGATGTTGATTGTTTGCAGGCTTTGAGTCGTCGAGTgcattttggaaaatttgtCGCAGAAGCTAAGTTCCAAAATGAAATGGCCCGCTACACTAATTTGATCCGCAACAAGGACATTAAGGGCATTGAAGAAGCTATTACAGATTCCGCAGTTGAAGCTAAGATTTTGGAACGTTTAATTGCCAAAGGTCATGCCTATGGTACGGACCCCACGCTTAGGTATTCGCAGAACCCTCAATCAAAAGTACAGCCAGAGGCAATTGCTAAGATATACAAAGAGGTAGTTATACCTCTGACCAAGAAGGTGGAGGTTGAATATCTGCTTAGAAGGTTAGGAGATGACGACGAAGCAGAAGCTCAAGACCCTCAACGCAAGACTCAGCTGATGAACAGACTATTATCCAACAGCTTGTGGTAA
- a CDS encoding putative Hsp40p co-chaperone, has a DnaJ-like domain encodes MSKANPLSFLSYLPSYTPPMISFVRRYSNLSDRIITNESHIKALLTWNPDTPYSSLQLPNGAIAKDVKQRYHQLAKIYHPDLHTNTTQVTFTDTHGHRVCISRKELEERFRRISAAYQMLRDTKARREYDISGRGWVTPHGPGRSRHSTQASTNRFGGAGVSDHEFFYAGTWEDFARMRAQQDPGVARREREELNRIFLTGALSMAAAVSILWLAWSVGGLDEIEAQTTEVHEKCLSDLERCYTNYGFEQNKVTRINRFLWLRKLNELIMGNINPMHIQPVALSTDRLMDYNTDFVAATSQSGASTSAEDSRR; translated from the coding sequence ATGTCAAAAGCAAACCCCTTATCATTTCTCTCTTACCTTCCTTCTTATACCCCTCCAATGATCTCGTTTGTAAGGAGGTATTCCAATCTCAGTGACCGCATAATTACAAATGAATCTCATATAAAAGCACTGTTAACCTGGAACCCGGACACGCCGTACAGCTCCCTTCAACTACCGAACGGAGCAATCGCTAAAGACGTGAAACAGAGGTACCACCAGCTGGCCAAAATATATCATCCTGACTTGCACACCAATACCACACAGGTCACCTTTACCGATACACATGGACATCGCGTTTGCATATCCCGGAAGGAGCTAGAAGAACGCTTCCGACGGATCTCAGCTGCTTATCAAATGCTAAGAGATACTAAAGCCCGGAGAGAATATGACATTTCAGGAAGAGGATGGGTTACACCACACGGCCCCGGAAGATCCAGGCATTCCACGCAGGCATCCACCAACCGATTTGGTGGAGCTGGAGTTTCGGATCATGAATTCTTTTATGCTGGTACATGGGAAGATTTTGCTAGGATGCGGGCTCAGCAGGATCCTGGGGTAGCGCGGAGAGAAAGGGAAGAACTGAATCGCATTTTTCTTACTGGAGCCTTATCAATGGCAGCGGCTGTATCAATTTTGTGGCTAGCTTGGTCCGTTGGAGGACtagatgaaattgaagcGCAAACCACAGAGGTTCACGAAAAATGTCTCTCGGATCTTGAGAGGTGTTACACTAATTACGGGTTTGAGCAGAACAAAGTGACACGAATAAATCGATTTCTCTGGCTCCGTAAACTTAACGAATTAATCATGGGGAACATAAATCCAATGCATATTCAGCCCGTTGCCTTAAGTACTGATCGCTTGATGGATTACAACACAGATTTTGTCGCGGCTACCTCCCAATCGGGCGCCTCCACCAGCGCGGAAGATAGTAGACGATGA
- a CDS encoding Protoporphyrinogen oxidase: MLKSLAPNSSIAVLGSGISGLTFSFFLNRLRPDVKIHIFEKSKQVGGWIRSEEHETFHFEKGPRTLRGTNTGTLMLLDLLTKIGANDKVLGLHKDSLANKKYLLSPFSDVHGNNAKLLQVPQDFSSFVKFMFDPLSKDLILGLLKEPWQPKLKYSDESVDHFFNRRFATKLSENIVSAIVHGIYAGDVKKLSVKAIFPRLPEMEQESGSIIRYMIAQYRTKKNVKQKVDPFLADYEKLIGTSLSFKNISLFLKNFPMLSFQGGLQKLPISLKNHLSQIENIKFHFDSKIKNIALESGKVALTDHDQVYLVDHVRSTINTNELAKIISPVVPSSTKKKSVFKSKANGPGLVKCLSWLHYTNILMCNIYIPKHVSKSITGFGYLVPRSMSSQASKLLGVIFDSDIETAMTPNFTEANITAINSNSASPKQLQKFSDQFVNNDLPKYTKLTLMLGGHYLKSEADMPGSAESKHAVKAILSNHLNIDLDEFASLPDFKMEITKIPNCIPQYEVGYLDLKRKVQNAASKEFNDQISFGGMAFGDGVGIPDCVQNAFKDSATLSGI, translated from the coding sequence atgctgaaaagtcTTGCACCAAATTCCTCAATTGCCGTTTTAGGTTCAGGGATATCTGGATTGACtttcagcttttttttGAATCGGTTGCGTCCCGATGTTAAGATCcatatctttgaaaaatccaagCAGGTTGGAGGATGGATCAGATCAGAAGAGcatgaaacttttcattttgaaaagggaCCCAGAACTTTGAGAGGCACAAATACGGGTACCTTGATGTTGTTGGATCTTCTTACCAAGATAGGAGCAAATGACAAGGTCCTGGGACTGCACAAAGATTCTCTTGCTAATAAAAAGTATCTGTTGTCCCCGTTCTCAGATGTTCACGGAAACAACGcaaagcttcttcaagtGCCACAGGATTTCAGCTCTTTTGTAAAGTTCATGTTTGACCCGTTGTCTAAGGATCTCATTCTCGgtcttttgaaagaaccATGGCAACCAAAATTAAAGTATTCAGATGAGTCGGTTGaccattttttcaacagaagATTTGCTACCAAACTATCAGAGAATATCGTCAGCGCAATTGTGCATGGAATCTATGCGGGCGACGTGAAGAAGTTAAGTGTGAAAGCCATCTTCCCTAGGCTCCCTGAGATGGAACAGGAAAGTGGCTCTATTATAAGGTATATGATCGCCCAATACAGGACAAAAAAGAACGtcaaacaaaaagttgacCCTTTTTTGGCAGAttatgaaaaattgatcgGTACATCtttgagtttcaaaaatatttctttgtttctgaaaaacTTTCCCATGCTGAGTTTTCAGGGTGGACTACAGAAACTTCCCATCTCATTGAAGAACCATTTATCacagattgaaaacatcaagtttcattttgacagcaaaatcaaaaacatTGCTTTGGAGAGCGGTAAGGTGGCATTGACTGACCATGATCAGGTTTATCTTGTTGACCATGTGAGATCTACCATTAATACCAACGAATTGGCCAAAATCATTTCACCCGTTGTTCCAAGTTCTACTAAGAAAAAATCCgttttcaaatccaaagcGAATGGCCCAGGGCTGGTCAAATGTTTGAGCTGGCTACACTATACAAATATACTAATGTGCAACATTTATATACCTAAGCACGTCTCAAAATCTATCACCGGATTTGGATACTTGGTTCCTCGATCAATGTCTTCTCAGGCATCCAAACTTCTCGGTGTCATATTTGACTCAGACATCGAGACTGCAATGACTCCTAATTTTACAGAGGCCAACATTACGGCGATAAACAGTAACTCTGCATCTCCCAAGCAActccaaaagttttctgACCAATTCGTCAATAATGATCTCCCTAAATACACCAAGTTGACGCTAATGCTTGGAGGTCATTATCTCAAGTCGGAGGCAGACATGCCCGGTTCCGCAGAGAGTAAACATGCTGTCAAGGCGATTCTGTCAAATCACCTGAATATTGATCTAGATGAGTTTGCATCTTTGCCAGACTTCAAGATGGAAATCACCAAGATCCCCAACTGCATTCCCCAATATGAAGTTGGGTATCTTGATCTCAAGAGAAAGGTTCAGAATGCAGCCTCCAAAGAGTTCAACGACCAAATAAGTTTTGGAGGCATGGCATTTGGTGATGGTGTGGGGATCCCTGACTGTGTCCAGAATGCATTCAAAGATTCGGCTACCCTCAGTGGCATTTAA
- a CDS encoding Evolutionarily conserved glucosamine-6-phosphate acetyltransferase codes for MQPVSVPALPQGYNLRRVGKEDFQDKNLFKTLSILTTVGDIPEPKFHALIEYWNDRKEIYNPMVITNAENVIIATGMLFVEHKLIHGGGKVGHIEDISVNPSEQGKKLGLIMIRNLIQIAQTEGCYKVILDCDEKNVRFYEKCGMKIEGVEMGYRF; via the coding sequence atgCAGCCAGTTTCTGTACCTGCCTTGCCTCAAGGGTACAACTTGCGAAGGGTCGGCAAAGAGGACTTCCAGGATAAGAACCTGTTCAAGACACTCTCAATCTTAACAACTGTAGGCGATATCCCGGAGCCAAAATTCCATGCCCTTATTGAGTATTGGAATGATAGAAAAGAGATCTACAACCCAATGGTGATCACTAATGCAGAAAATGTCATTATTGCAACAGGAATGCTTTTTGTGGAGCACAAGTTGATCCACGGCGGAGGTAAGGTAGGCCACATCGAGGATATTTCCGTTAACCCTTCAGAACAGGGTAAAAAGTTGGGATTGATTATGATTCGAAACTTGATACAAATTGCACAGACTGAAGGCTGCTATAAGGTGATTCTGGATTGCGATGAAAAAAACGTGAGATTTTATGAAAAATGTGGTATGAAAATTGAAGGTGTCGAAATGGGGTATCGATTTTGA
- a CDS encoding Component of the RNA polymerase II general transcription and DNA repair factor TFIIH yields the protein MPRAIKGALVKCDPSIRALILKIDAESHDIVIEELDDTHLVVDQNRIPFVKAELARILAQNSYNPLDEDEA from the exons ATGCCCAGAGCAATCAAAGGTGCTCTCGTTAAATG CGATCCATCAATTAGAGCACTAATATTGAAGATTGATGCTGAGAGCCATGACATTGTCATAGAAGAACTTGATGATACCCACTTAGTAGTAGATCAGAACAGGATACCGTTTGTCAAAGCTGAATTGGCCCGAATCTTAGCACAAAATTCCTATAATCCCTTGGATGAAGACGAAGCATGA